A single genomic interval of Vanessa atalanta chromosome 12, ilVanAtal1.2, whole genome shotgun sequence harbors:
- the LOC125067948 gene encoding ral GTPase-activating protein subunit beta isoform X1, which translates to MNVGIFNRVNSKIKEGDGMYSEWNSLPLEGGGHGVLGAVGGRDVVLAVVQQLASHQPSPLTTDSEVEWVLEVIRYGLSLPLTEHEALRDCVRVCCSWLSALLPPAAPAQPPPPAVPPPLAAEPHRYANKILNHLHNLFVPRPNETLAFIYQTELGGNLISKQAVLCHRVLRLARSLADSASLGPREWRSLLLLLLAAAAALLAPPAPLYGAAEQLCERVLCVLFEVWILACHRCFPSPALWRTLREQCVRWRHRAPLTEQWARVSLCLTARLLAHMYGPLYPAMPIGEEDANLVPADMSAEAVTQSWYRMLHTIGNPVDLTKPHLISHTPEFLQYWMTAEEGRDGREGREAWVGSLAHIFHRAMLGVAAHVDAFLGRSTARWSVQGAGAGAGAGDEGEVTPPAHRRLAKSFSAARPRDKPLDKSTPRSSLIGLTSSRPSSVVPSTPPNSITSQVGEIEKPPLTPLRPKVNSIFHLFGEWLFEAALVGTTPANSNQQKADGTPPPPSLSDATQKLNMLSYQAGRAVALGTLCRVICSKQCREEVLAPYLARTYAALQRGLRDPATAAAVVLDAADIFRLDLDGVLVLVPDFITALDRILSEREPKLECGSIDKRELRKAAISLLLSLVAFPYHYRGLAVPEFPGCNEYAGVTIGEYARGRLSQVCVSAVQAESSEALAVPLLSALYLCVRHNAAHTHDHAPDAKARSDSSGPVSADSSQDDFAADVRELDPSSPFFGSALVVRATYLVCHRLISSWKGDLQVSLAALELLSGLAKLHSSKPEAAERKRAVRWICDYIGVQCGRPPQAHSRDLHSCVVAAYTCLAAWLCAPLLADADCLAALLEVVELGISGSKSQGKPGEPPKMKDEKELKPVSMRVRDAAESLLMLILEQVGNNDGGKWCRLDERWLAALGHGKLRHFVVDGNTILSLLEEPLANSQEPQPTIVAIIRCGWGRFAWSLSSRGAPRCATRGAAACARPVPMLEPPPRAPPACRALPAAPPCAVDAAFPTLDAVLRQLNDPEATTLFKLLEQQAAIEKKVRESEDNVVPEEYVPPDPVTEFQTARLFLSHFGYLNIGGDKKGGPARLCALDARAEGLSAALRRLDATGSRAALTVHVFYARAGQTRATDIVANAAQHGAVSPAFVRMLRGLGTPVRVRGHAGWSGHVRSSYDAQPPRDEPPPPEPLTPSVYDGREQVLYWSDSTDEIAFVVPSGYELTETDDQSDSMKSDVDGSCCSVNRGSWWDVSGERDDRRERPDKTRALSLELERPAPAAPAPPPPLSGSGRRNRDFTPKILIIWLEDFEDHLNLPIDDLVRYCETGVPWRRHESSALCVSSARGGLARVRVRAGGAGVLADGALLAPRLLPAALRRAACFLARRARLNTDLYQPPHVRRRHLIQDIAQQYKKDLTEPELLESLFKAP; encoded by the exons GTTGAATGGGTGCTAGAAGTGATTCGTTATGGGCTTTCATTGCCTCTAACAGAGCATGAAGCACTTCGAGATTGTGTTCGTGTTTGCTGTTCGTGGCTGTCGGCATTGCTGCCGCCTGCTGCCCCTGCGCAACCTCCGCCTCCAGCTGTCCCTCCGCCCTTGGCTGCTGAGCCTCATAGATATGCCAATAAAATCCTAAATCATCTGCATAACTTATTTGTTCCACGGCCAAATGAAA ccTTGGCATTTATATACCAAACGGAATTAG GTGGTAATCTCATAAGCAAACAAGCTGTGCTGTGTCATCGGGTCCTTCGACTGGCGCGTTCGTTAGCCGATAGTGCCTCGCTTGGCCCACGTGAGTGGAGATCGCTGCTCCTTCTACTATTGGCCGCTGCAGCGGCTCTACTAGCGCCTCCCGCACCTCTTTACGGCGCCGCTGAGCAACTTTGCGAACGAGTGCTCTGCGTGCTCTTTGAAGTGTGGATACTTGCATGTCACAG ATGCTTCCCGTCGCCGGCGCTGTGGCGCACGCTGCGCGAGCAGTGCGTGCGCTGGCGGCACCGCGCGCCGCTTACGGAGCAGTGGGCGCGCGTGTCGCTGTGCCTCACGGCGCGCCTGCTGGCGCACATGTACGGCCCGCTCTACCCCGCCATGCCCATCG GTGAAGAAGACGCAAATTTAGTACCCGCGGATATGAGCGCCGAGGCGGTAACGCAGAGCTGGTACCGCATGCTGCATACCATCGGCAACCCCGTCGACCTCACCAAGCCGCATCTCATCAGCCACACTCCGGAATTCCTACAG TATTGGATGACGGCGGAAGAGGGTCGTGACGGTCGAGAGGGTCGCGAGGCGTGGGTGGGCTCGCTCGCTCACATCTTCCACCGCGCGATGCTGGGTGTGGCCGCGCACGTCGATGCCTTCCTCG GGCGCAGCACGGCGCGCTGGAGCGTGCAGGGCGCGggggcgggcgcgggcgcgggggaCGAGGGCGAGGTCACGCCGCCGGCGCACCGCCGCCTCGCCAAGTCCTTCAGCGCGGCGCGCCCGCGCGACAAGCCGCTCGACAAAA GTACACCGCGGTCGTCCCTAATAGGTTTGACAAGCAGCCGACCTTCAAGCGTCGTTCCAAGTACTCCGCCGAATTCGATCACATCCCAAG taGGCGAAATAGAAAAGCCGCCATTGACGCCATTGCGTCCAAAAGTCAATTCTATATTCCATCTTTTTGGCGAATGGCTTTTCGAAGCTGCTCTCGTGGGAACGACGCCGGCAAACAGCAATCAAC AAAAAGCTGACGGCACGCCACCTCCGCCTTCCCTTTCTGACGCGACGCAAAAATTGAACATGCTGAGCTACCAAGCGG GCCGCGCCGTGGCGCTGGGCACGCTGTGCCGCGTGATCTGCTCCAAGCAGTGCCGCGAGGAGGTGCTGGCGCCGTACCTGGCGCGCACGTACGCGGCGCTGCAGCGCGGCCTGCGCGACCCCGCCACCGCCGCCGCCGTCGTGCTGGACGCCGCCGACATCTTCAG ACTCGACTTGGACGGCGTGCTAGTTCTAGTGCCGGACTTCATAACGGCTCTAGATCGCATCCTTTCCGAGCGTGAACCGAAATTGGAGTGCGGTTCGATCGATAAGCGCGAGCTGCGCAAGGCCGCCATCAGCCTCCTCCTGTCCCTGGTAGCTTTCCCCTACCACTACAGAGGACTGGCCGTACCGGAGTTTCCGGGATGCAACGAGTA CGCGGGCGTGACGATAGGCGAGTACGCGCGCGGGCGCCTGTCGCAGGTGTGCGTGTCGGCCGTGCAGGCGGAGAGCTCGGAGGCGCTGGCCGTGCCGCTGCTGAGCGCGCTGTACCTGTGCGTGCGCCACAACGCCGCGCACACGCACGACCACGCGCCCGACGCCAAGG CGCGGTCGGATAGCAGCGGGCCAGTTAGTGCAGACAGCTCGCAAGATGACTTCGCTGCAGACGTTAGAGAGCTTGATCCATCTTCGCCCTTTTTTG GATCGGCGCTAGTCGTTCGCGCTACCTACTTGGTCTGTCACCGTCTGATCTCATCGTGGAAGGGTGACCTGCAAGTGTCGCTCGCCGCTCTCGAACTGCTCTCTGGACTCGCTAAGTTGCATTCTTCGAAACCGG AGGCGGCCGAGCGCAAGCGCGCCGTGCGCTGGATCTGCGACTACATCGGCGTGCAGTGCGGGCGGCCGCCGCAGGCGCACTCGCGCGACCTGCACTCGTGCGTGGTGGCCGCCTACACGTGCCTGGCGGCGTGGCTGTGCGCGCCGCTGCTGGCCGACGCCGACTGCCTGGCCGCGCTGCTCGAGGTCGTCGAGCTCGGCATCTCCGGCTCCAAGAGCCAGG GTAAACCTGGCGAGCCGCCTAAGATGAAGGATGAAAAGGAGCTGAAACCTGTCTCGATGAGAGTGAGAGACGCCGCCGAATCTTTACTGATGCTGATTTTGGAACAG GTTGGTAACAACGATGGAGGCAAATGGTGTAGGTTGGACGAACGCTGGCTAGCCGCATTGGGTCACGGAAAATTGCGACATTTCGTCGTCGACGGGAACACAATACTGTCGTTGTTGGAGGAGCCTCTCGCGAATAGTCAGGAACCACAACCTACGATCGTTG CTATAATCCGCTGCGGCTGGGGTCGCTTCGCGTGGTCGCTGAGCAGCCGCGGCGCGCCGCGCTGCGCCACCCGCGGCGCGGCGGCGTGCGCGCGCCCCGTGCCCATGCTGGagccgccgccgcgcgcgccgcccgcctgCCGCGCGctgcccgccgcgccgccctgCGCCGT CGATGCGGCGTTCCCGACTCTAGACGCCGTTTTACGACAGCTTAACGACCCCGAAGCGACTACTCTCTTTAAGCTACTGGAGCAGCAGGCCGCTATTGAGAAAAAAGTCAGAGAAAGTGAGGACAATGTT GTACCAGAAGAATACGTTCCACCCGATCCAGTCACAGAGTTCCAAACCGCGAGGCTGTTTCTTTCACATTTTGGATACTTGAATATTGGTGGAGataaaaag GGCGGCCCGGCGCGGCTGTGCGCGCTGGACGCGCGCGCCGAGGGGCTGTCGGCGGCGCTGCGGCGCCTGGACGCCACGGGCAGCCGCGCCGCGCTCACCGTGCACGTGTTCTACGCGCGCGCCGGCCAGACCCGCGCCACCGACATCGTGGCCAACGCCGCGCAGCACGGCGCCGTCTCTCCCGCCTTCGTGCGGATGCTGCGCGG ACTGGGAACGCCGGTGCGCGTGCGCGGACACGCGGGCTGGAGCGGCCACGTGCGCAGCAGCTACGACGCGCAGCCGCCGCGCGACGAACCGCCGCCGCCGGAGCCGCTGACGCCCAGCGTCTACGATGGCAGGGAGCAG GTCCTGTACTGGTCGGATTCGACGGATGAAATAGCGTTCGTGGTGCCGTCGGGATACGAACTGACCGAAACCGACGATCAAAGCGACAGCATGAAGTCCGACGTCGATGGCTCCTGCTGCTCGGtcaa CCGCGGCTCGTGGTGGGACGTGTCGGGCGAGCGCGACGACCGGCGCGAGCGGCCCGACAAGACGCGCGCGCTGTCGCTGGAGCTCGAgcgccccgcgcccgccgcgcccgcgccgccgccgccgctctccg GTAGTGGAAGGAGAAACAGAGATTTTACGCCGAAGATTCTCATCATTTGGTTGGAAGATTTCGAGGACCATCTCAATCTGCCGATAG ACGACCTGGTGCGCTACTGCGAGACGGGCGTGCCGTGGCGGCGGCACGAGAGCAGCGCGCTGTGCGTGAGCAGCGCGCGCGGCGGGCTGgcgcgcgtgcgcgtgcgcgcgggcggcgcgggcgtgCTGGCGGACGGCGCGCTGCTGGCGCCGCGCCTGCTGCCGGCCGCGCTGCGCCGCGCCGCCTGCTTCCTGGCGCGCCGAGCGCGGCTCAACACCGACCT ATACCAACCTCCGCACGTCCGAAGACGACATCTCATACAGGATATTGCGCAGCAGTATAAGAAGGATTTGACCGAACCGGAATTATTGGAATCTTTATTCAAAGCGCCCTAA
- the LOC125067948 gene encoding ral GTPase-activating protein subunit beta isoform X2 — MNVGIFNRVNSKIKEGDGMYSEWNSLPLEGGGHGVLGAVGGRDVVLAVVQQLASHQPSPLTTDSEVEWVLEVIRYGLSLPLTEHEALRDCVRVCCSWLSALLPPAAPAQPPPPAVPPPLAAEPHRYANKILNHLHNLFVPRPNETLAFIYQTELGGNLISKQAVLCHRVLRLARSLADSASLGPREWRSLLLLLLAAAAALLAPPAPLYGAAEQLCERVLCVLFEVWILACHRCFPSPALWRTLREQCVRWRHRAPLTEQWARVSLCLTARLLAHMYGPLYPAMPIGEEDANLVPADMSAEAVTQSWYRMLHTIGNPVDLTKPHLISHTPEFLQYWMTAEEGRDGREGREAWVGSLAHIFHRAMLGVAAHVDAFLGRSTARWSVQGAGAGAGAGDEGEVTPPAHRRLAKSFSAARPRDKPLDKSTPRSSLIGLTSSRPSSVVPSTPPNSITSQGEIEKPPLTPLRPKVNSIFHLFGEWLFEAALVGTTPANSNQQKADGTPPPPSLSDATQKLNMLSYQAGRAVALGTLCRVICSKQCREEVLAPYLARTYAALQRGLRDPATAAAVVLDAADIFRLDLDGVLVLVPDFITALDRILSEREPKLECGSIDKRELRKAAISLLLSLVAFPYHYRGLAVPEFPGCNEYAGVTIGEYARGRLSQVCVSAVQAESSEALAVPLLSALYLCVRHNAAHTHDHAPDAKARSDSSGPVSADSSQDDFAADVRELDPSSPFFGSALVVRATYLVCHRLISSWKGDLQVSLAALELLSGLAKLHSSKPEAAERKRAVRWICDYIGVQCGRPPQAHSRDLHSCVVAAYTCLAAWLCAPLLADADCLAALLEVVELGISGSKSQGKPGEPPKMKDEKELKPVSMRVRDAAESLLMLILEQVGNNDGGKWCRLDERWLAALGHGKLRHFVVDGNTILSLLEEPLANSQEPQPTIVAIIRCGWGRFAWSLSSRGAPRCATRGAAACARPVPMLEPPPRAPPACRALPAAPPCAVDAAFPTLDAVLRQLNDPEATTLFKLLEQQAAIEKKVRESEDNVVPEEYVPPDPVTEFQTARLFLSHFGYLNIGGDKKGGPARLCALDARAEGLSAALRRLDATGSRAALTVHVFYARAGQTRATDIVANAAQHGAVSPAFVRMLRGLGTPVRVRGHAGWSGHVRSSYDAQPPRDEPPPPEPLTPSVYDGREQVLYWSDSTDEIAFVVPSGYELTETDDQSDSMKSDVDGSCCSVNRGSWWDVSGERDDRRERPDKTRALSLELERPAPAAPAPPPPLSGSGRRNRDFTPKILIIWLEDFEDHLNLPIDDLVRYCETGVPWRRHESSALCVSSARGGLARVRVRAGGAGVLADGALLAPRLLPAALRRAACFLARRARLNTDLYQPPHVRRRHLIQDIAQQYKKDLTEPELLESLFKAP; from the exons GTTGAATGGGTGCTAGAAGTGATTCGTTATGGGCTTTCATTGCCTCTAACAGAGCATGAAGCACTTCGAGATTGTGTTCGTGTTTGCTGTTCGTGGCTGTCGGCATTGCTGCCGCCTGCTGCCCCTGCGCAACCTCCGCCTCCAGCTGTCCCTCCGCCCTTGGCTGCTGAGCCTCATAGATATGCCAATAAAATCCTAAATCATCTGCATAACTTATTTGTTCCACGGCCAAATGAAA ccTTGGCATTTATATACCAAACGGAATTAG GTGGTAATCTCATAAGCAAACAAGCTGTGCTGTGTCATCGGGTCCTTCGACTGGCGCGTTCGTTAGCCGATAGTGCCTCGCTTGGCCCACGTGAGTGGAGATCGCTGCTCCTTCTACTATTGGCCGCTGCAGCGGCTCTACTAGCGCCTCCCGCACCTCTTTACGGCGCCGCTGAGCAACTTTGCGAACGAGTGCTCTGCGTGCTCTTTGAAGTGTGGATACTTGCATGTCACAG ATGCTTCCCGTCGCCGGCGCTGTGGCGCACGCTGCGCGAGCAGTGCGTGCGCTGGCGGCACCGCGCGCCGCTTACGGAGCAGTGGGCGCGCGTGTCGCTGTGCCTCACGGCGCGCCTGCTGGCGCACATGTACGGCCCGCTCTACCCCGCCATGCCCATCG GTGAAGAAGACGCAAATTTAGTACCCGCGGATATGAGCGCCGAGGCGGTAACGCAGAGCTGGTACCGCATGCTGCATACCATCGGCAACCCCGTCGACCTCACCAAGCCGCATCTCATCAGCCACACTCCGGAATTCCTACAG TATTGGATGACGGCGGAAGAGGGTCGTGACGGTCGAGAGGGTCGCGAGGCGTGGGTGGGCTCGCTCGCTCACATCTTCCACCGCGCGATGCTGGGTGTGGCCGCGCACGTCGATGCCTTCCTCG GGCGCAGCACGGCGCGCTGGAGCGTGCAGGGCGCGggggcgggcgcgggcgcgggggaCGAGGGCGAGGTCACGCCGCCGGCGCACCGCCGCCTCGCCAAGTCCTTCAGCGCGGCGCGCCCGCGCGACAAGCCGCTCGACAAAA GTACACCGCGGTCGTCCCTAATAGGTTTGACAAGCAGCCGACCTTCAAGCGTCGTTCCAAGTACTCCGCCGAATTCGATCACATCCCAAG GCGAAATAGAAAAGCCGCCATTGACGCCATTGCGTCCAAAAGTCAATTCTATATTCCATCTTTTTGGCGAATGGCTTTTCGAAGCTGCTCTCGTGGGAACGACGCCGGCAAACAGCAATCAAC AAAAAGCTGACGGCACGCCACCTCCGCCTTCCCTTTCTGACGCGACGCAAAAATTGAACATGCTGAGCTACCAAGCGG GCCGCGCCGTGGCGCTGGGCACGCTGTGCCGCGTGATCTGCTCCAAGCAGTGCCGCGAGGAGGTGCTGGCGCCGTACCTGGCGCGCACGTACGCGGCGCTGCAGCGCGGCCTGCGCGACCCCGCCACCGCCGCCGCCGTCGTGCTGGACGCCGCCGACATCTTCAG ACTCGACTTGGACGGCGTGCTAGTTCTAGTGCCGGACTTCATAACGGCTCTAGATCGCATCCTTTCCGAGCGTGAACCGAAATTGGAGTGCGGTTCGATCGATAAGCGCGAGCTGCGCAAGGCCGCCATCAGCCTCCTCCTGTCCCTGGTAGCTTTCCCCTACCACTACAGAGGACTGGCCGTACCGGAGTTTCCGGGATGCAACGAGTA CGCGGGCGTGACGATAGGCGAGTACGCGCGCGGGCGCCTGTCGCAGGTGTGCGTGTCGGCCGTGCAGGCGGAGAGCTCGGAGGCGCTGGCCGTGCCGCTGCTGAGCGCGCTGTACCTGTGCGTGCGCCACAACGCCGCGCACACGCACGACCACGCGCCCGACGCCAAGG CGCGGTCGGATAGCAGCGGGCCAGTTAGTGCAGACAGCTCGCAAGATGACTTCGCTGCAGACGTTAGAGAGCTTGATCCATCTTCGCCCTTTTTTG GATCGGCGCTAGTCGTTCGCGCTACCTACTTGGTCTGTCACCGTCTGATCTCATCGTGGAAGGGTGACCTGCAAGTGTCGCTCGCCGCTCTCGAACTGCTCTCTGGACTCGCTAAGTTGCATTCTTCGAAACCGG AGGCGGCCGAGCGCAAGCGCGCCGTGCGCTGGATCTGCGACTACATCGGCGTGCAGTGCGGGCGGCCGCCGCAGGCGCACTCGCGCGACCTGCACTCGTGCGTGGTGGCCGCCTACACGTGCCTGGCGGCGTGGCTGTGCGCGCCGCTGCTGGCCGACGCCGACTGCCTGGCCGCGCTGCTCGAGGTCGTCGAGCTCGGCATCTCCGGCTCCAAGAGCCAGG GTAAACCTGGCGAGCCGCCTAAGATGAAGGATGAAAAGGAGCTGAAACCTGTCTCGATGAGAGTGAGAGACGCCGCCGAATCTTTACTGATGCTGATTTTGGAACAG GTTGGTAACAACGATGGAGGCAAATGGTGTAGGTTGGACGAACGCTGGCTAGCCGCATTGGGTCACGGAAAATTGCGACATTTCGTCGTCGACGGGAACACAATACTGTCGTTGTTGGAGGAGCCTCTCGCGAATAGTCAGGAACCACAACCTACGATCGTTG CTATAATCCGCTGCGGCTGGGGTCGCTTCGCGTGGTCGCTGAGCAGCCGCGGCGCGCCGCGCTGCGCCACCCGCGGCGCGGCGGCGTGCGCGCGCCCCGTGCCCATGCTGGagccgccgccgcgcgcgccgcccgcctgCCGCGCGctgcccgccgcgccgccctgCGCCGT CGATGCGGCGTTCCCGACTCTAGACGCCGTTTTACGACAGCTTAACGACCCCGAAGCGACTACTCTCTTTAAGCTACTGGAGCAGCAGGCCGCTATTGAGAAAAAAGTCAGAGAAAGTGAGGACAATGTT GTACCAGAAGAATACGTTCCACCCGATCCAGTCACAGAGTTCCAAACCGCGAGGCTGTTTCTTTCACATTTTGGATACTTGAATATTGGTGGAGataaaaag GGCGGCCCGGCGCGGCTGTGCGCGCTGGACGCGCGCGCCGAGGGGCTGTCGGCGGCGCTGCGGCGCCTGGACGCCACGGGCAGCCGCGCCGCGCTCACCGTGCACGTGTTCTACGCGCGCGCCGGCCAGACCCGCGCCACCGACATCGTGGCCAACGCCGCGCAGCACGGCGCCGTCTCTCCCGCCTTCGTGCGGATGCTGCGCGG ACTGGGAACGCCGGTGCGCGTGCGCGGACACGCGGGCTGGAGCGGCCACGTGCGCAGCAGCTACGACGCGCAGCCGCCGCGCGACGAACCGCCGCCGCCGGAGCCGCTGACGCCCAGCGTCTACGATGGCAGGGAGCAG GTCCTGTACTGGTCGGATTCGACGGATGAAATAGCGTTCGTGGTGCCGTCGGGATACGAACTGACCGAAACCGACGATCAAAGCGACAGCATGAAGTCCGACGTCGATGGCTCCTGCTGCTCGGtcaa CCGCGGCTCGTGGTGGGACGTGTCGGGCGAGCGCGACGACCGGCGCGAGCGGCCCGACAAGACGCGCGCGCTGTCGCTGGAGCTCGAgcgccccgcgcccgccgcgcccgcgccgccgccgccgctctccg GTAGTGGAAGGAGAAACAGAGATTTTACGCCGAAGATTCTCATCATTTGGTTGGAAGATTTCGAGGACCATCTCAATCTGCCGATAG ACGACCTGGTGCGCTACTGCGAGACGGGCGTGCCGTGGCGGCGGCACGAGAGCAGCGCGCTGTGCGTGAGCAGCGCGCGCGGCGGGCTGgcgcgcgtgcgcgtgcgcgcgggcggcgcgggcgtgCTGGCGGACGGCGCGCTGCTGGCGCCGCGCCTGCTGCCGGCCGCGCTGCGCCGCGCCGCCTGCTTCCTGGCGCGCCGAGCGCGGCTCAACACCGACCT ATACCAACCTCCGCACGTCCGAAGACGACATCTCATACAGGATATTGCGCAGCAGTATAAGAAGGATTTGACCGAACCGGAATTATTGGAATCTTTATTCAAAGCGCCCTAA